The genomic stretch GGAGAACGGTGTTCCCACGATCGTGATCTTCCCCTTCGAGAACCGCGGCGAACCCGAGGACGCCTACTTCGCCGAAGGCATCACCGACGAGATCGCCACGCGGCTCGTCGGCACCGACGGCGTGGCCGTGCTCAGCCGCAGCAGTGCACGCAACTACGACCGAACGGGCAAGACGATCCTGCAGATCGCCGAGGATCTGGGCGTGGACTACGTGCTCGAGGGAAGCGTGCGGTGGCAGGGCAGGACCGACGCGGAGAGTCTCGTGCGCGTCTCGCCCGTGTTGGTCTACGCGCCCGAGGACCGACAGGTCTGGGCCGACAGCTACGACCGCGACATGCGTGAGATCTTCGCGATCCAGACCGAGATCGCTTCGGCGGTGGCCACGCAGATCGGCACCGCACTCGCGCCGCAGCAATACGGGACGGACGACGCCGCGCCGACTCAGGACATGGAGGCCTACCACCTGTTCCTGCGGGCACGGCAGGCGATCGACCGCGGTCAGCTCCAGCGGCCCGAGTGGGAGATCGCCGAAACACTCCTGCAGAACGCGCTCGAGCGCGATCCGACCTATTCGGCCGCGTGGGCCTATCTCGCGCGGGTGCAGGCCGCGTTCTGTCACTTCAACTGGGACCGCAGCGAACGACGTCTGGCGGCCGGACGCCGTGCCGCGGCCCGCGCCCGGGAACTCGCGCCGGGCACGGTCGAGGACCACCTCGCCCACGGCTACGTGTACTATTGGGGCGAGAAGGACTTCCCGGCCGCGACCCGCGAATTCGAGGCGGCGCTCGCGCGGCAGCCCGGCGACGTGGAGACGATCGAGGCCCTCGGCTTCGTCGCCCGTCGTGAGGGACGTTTCGAGGACGCGCTGCGCTGGTTGAACCGCGCCCAGGAGTTGAGTCCGAGCAACTGGCGCCTGGCCTTCAACATGTCGGAGACACTGCACATCCTCCGCCGGTACGAGGAGGCCCTCCTCGTCGCCGACGAAGCGATTCGTTTCGATCCGGGCGCACCGGGCGGCTACGTCCAGCGTGCGACGTCGCTGGCCAACATGGGCCGACTGGACGAAGCCCTCGACGTGATCGGCGACGTCCCCCGCTTTTCGACCGACGCCGACGAGGAAGCGGTCACGCTCGCCCTCGCCGCCCTCGATCTCGACATGGCGCGGTCCGTCGCGGCGCGTCAACCGGAGTACAGTGCCGAGCAGTTCGGTGACGTATGTGCCGAGGTCTCGCGGGGATACCTCGCCTGGATCGAGGACGGGCGCGAAGCCTCCCGCTCCCACTTCGAACGTGCCGTCGCGACGCTGCGTCCGGTCGTGGCCGCAGCCCCCGACCAATCGAACCCCGCCATGCTCCTCGCGGAATCCCTCGCCGCACTCGGAGAGGTCGACGAGGCCGTCGACCTCGCGCGTTCCGCTCTCGGCCGCTACCCGGCCGGAGTCGACACCTGGATCCGGCTGTGCCTCGAGTGGGATCTCGCCCGTGTCCTGTTGCTCGCCGGACGGATCGAGGAAGCGGAGACCCTCACGCGCCAGCTCTGCTCCCAGCCGGCCTACAACGTCTCGCGCGAGTTCCTCCGGGCTTCGCCCTTGTACCGGAGCAACGGACCCATCGAGCCCTTCGCGCGAGTGGCGGACTTCGAGCTGTAGTCCGCGCGCGGCGCCGGCGGTGTGCACCCGCCCGAAATGATGCGCCCGCACGCTGGACCTCGGGTCGCCCGAGGTTCACCCTGCTCCGTGGAACGGATGGCTACGTCCGGGGCCGCCGCCACGCCCGCGCCCGAGGAGGAGCCATGTCGACGCAGGACCTCCGTCGTCTCGATCCCCAGCTCGCCTACCTCGCGCTGCTGACCCTCGCGCAGCTCAAGCCACTCTCCCGCTGGGAGTGCGCGTTGACCGAGACCGAGATCGACGTCCTCCGAGCCACCGTTCCGCACGTCCGACGGATCCGGCGGCGCACGCGACTGGGGCGTCCGGTGACCGAGACCCTGATCGCGAACGATCCCGCACGCGCCGTGCTCTACGAACGCATGTTCGGCGGTCGTCGACTCCGACGCACGCCCGAGACCGTGCGCCGGGAAGGCCGCCTGCTGGGCTATCCGTCGTGTTGCGTCGAGGGATTCGTGCGCGAACCCTACGCGGCCAACGGGATGGCGCCCGACGACCAGGAGATCCTCTTCCACTGGGCCTGCCCCGGCTGCCGGGTGACGCCGACGCTGTTGCGCGAGTATCGGCAGGTGCACGCGGACTGCTCCCGGCTCTTCCGACGGGTCAGGACGTCCGATGCGAGCCCGCGGTGGCTCGACCGCGCCGGACACGTGGCGGCCACGGTCGCGCTGGTCGCCGGCGCCTCCGGCGCGACGACGACCGATCCGCACCGACTCCCCGCTCCCGACGATCTCGACGGCGACCACGCCTCGGTCGCCGAAGAGATCCTCGCGGGTACCGACTGGGAGCGCAGGGACACCGACGACGACACCGTCGTCGACGGCGTGCAGATCGCCCAGCTCCTCGATGCGCTCGTCGAGAGTCCACCTCCGGGCGTCATGGTCACGCACCACCCCCAGCGCGGCATGGAAACCTGCCCGCACTGCGGAGCCACCGTGAACATGGGCTTCGTGACCGTCATGCATGCCCAGCGCGAACTCACCATCGACCTGCCGTACATCGCGCTGCACTACCTGGAGCACGGATCCCTGGGCTTCGAGGGGAGCATCCACGCGGGCCGCGTCGACCTCGACGCGGCGAAGCGGATCCTCTTCCCCTGCGACGCGCCGCACCTCCTGCCGCTGCAGTTCGGCGACGACGGCGACGAGGACGGTCTGTACCGGGAGGAGGAGCTGGTCGTCGGGACCGACCCCGACGAGCCGGACTCCGATCTGGACACCGTTCCGGACGGCCCGCAACTCGCCGAGGAGTTGATCACGCTCGTCTCCCGGCTTCCGCGCGAGGTGCAGACGGATCGCCCGTACCTGCAGGAGATGCGCATGGACGGTCTCGTCCAGTGCGCCGTGTGTGACGCCGCCGTCGACATGGGCTTCTTCGAGATCGTCAATCCGGTGGCGGACGTATCGATCGCGGCGCCGCTGCTGGCCCTGCACTTCGTCGCCAAGGGGTGCTTCGACCACGCCCCCTGCGACTGGGGCAAGGAAGGAGCGCGGTCCGAAGAACCGATGGTCGAACCCTCGGGCCCCGCATCACCCGAGACGATGCCCCGCGGCGTCCTCCCCACCGTCCTGCGCGCCGTCCTCACCAGCCAGGGCCCGGCCCACTGGGTCGAGGTCGAGGGCGATACCGACGGCGACGGGCTCACCGACGCCGAGGAAGCCGCCTTGGAGATGAGCCCCGTCGATCCCGACGAGAACGGCAACGTGCGTCCGGACGGGCGCGAACTCGCCGCGCTCTTCGCTCGGCAGATCGAGCTCCTCCCCGAGGGCCCACTCGCCGACGAACCGTACCGGATCACGCACATGCTCATGGGAAGCGAAGGCTGCTTCACCTGCGGTGAAAGCTGGACCATGGGCGAGTACCAGGTCGTCAATCCGGTCGCCGGGGTCTCGATCGACGTTCCGTTCTACAACGTGCACTTCATGCAGCACGGGAGCTTCTCGAGCGACGGGCTCTTCGCCCCGCGCATCGACCCCGTCCTCCTGGCCCAGGCGCTCGGACCCCACGCGACGGGCGTCGAGGACGCAGCCGTGAGTTCGGCGTTCTCGTTCTGGAACGCACCCAATCCCTTCGCGAGCGGAACGACCACGCGCATCGCGTTGGACCTTCCCACCGCCGTCGAACGGATCCGCATCGCCGTCTACGACGCCGCAGGCCGCCGCGTTCGCGAACTGTACGTCGGCGAGGGGAACGAACGGAGGATCCGTCTGGAATGGGATGGTCGGGACGATCGGGGCGCGCTGTCGTCTCCCGGGGTCTACTACTGCCGCGCCCGGATCGGGGAACTGAGGATCAACCGCAAGATCACGTTGGTGCCGTAGACGGTCTCGGCCAGCGATGCCGACCACCCCGAGCCACGTGCATCCACCGGACGTGGTCTCGTCGGCGGTCTCTCTCCACTCCTACCAGGAGATCTCCGATGAAGAAACTCGCTCTCACCGTACTGCCCCTCGTCTGCATCTTCCTGATCCTGCCCGATCTCGCCGACGCCGAGGGCCGCGGCTCGAGCCGATTGTATCGTGATCGCCTCGAGATCGGACGGGCGCTGCTCGAGGTCCAGTCAACGAACTGGCCCTCCGTGCTGCAGCACTACACGGACGACATCGAGTACCACGATCCGATCGTGGACATCGGCGGAATCGAATCGATGAGCGCGTTCCTGGCGCAGCTCTTCGCGAACTCACCGGATCTGGTGACGACGATCGAACAGGAGACGTTGCTCGACGGCATCTACTCGGCCACCTGGACGATGGTCGGGCAGTTCAGCGGCGTCCCGTACGAGGCCAAGGGCATCTCGATCCTCGAGTTCCGAGGCCGGAGCCGGCAGGTCGCGTACCAGCGCGACTACTACACCGAGGGCGACATCATGACCGGGATCCCCGACCTCGATACTGCCATCGAGGGATTCCGCACCTTCTACCGGTGCGCGGTCGACCCCACCTTCGACTGCCCCTTCCCCAGCGCACCTCCGGAGACGTCGGCGTGGGGAGGCCCGCCCGTCACGGCGCCGCCGAGCGACAGAATCGGTGGACGGGGCCGTTCCTGGATCCACCTCCGTCGCGATCGGCTCGAGATCGCGCGCGCGGTCGTCGAGATCAATGCCTCGAACTGGACGGCCGTCCTCCCCTACTACGCCGACGACGTCGCGTACCGTGACCCCATCGTCGAGATCGACGGAATCGACACGATGACGTCGTTCCTGGGACGACTCTTCGCGAGTGGGCCGGACCTGGTGACGACCGTCGAGACCGAATCCCTGGTCGACGGCGTGTACACGGCCACGTGGACGATGACGGGCAGTTTCGGCGGCGTTCCGTTCAGCGCCCCGGGAATGTCCATCGTCGTGTTCGGTGAAGGCGAGCGGAAGGTCCACTACGCCCGCGACTACTACACGGAGGGCGACATCATGATCAACGTCCCCGAACTCACGGAGGCCGTGGTGGGCTTCCGGACGTTCTACCGGTGTGCCGTGGATCCGACCTTCGAATGCCCGTTCCCGCCGCTCGATCGTGTCGCAGCGCTCGGCACGGACGAGACACCGAGCCCCGCGGACAGAGAGACCTTCGTGCTCGGGCAGAACACGCCCAATCCCTTCAATCCGGCGACCACGATCTCGTACCGCGTCCCCGCCGGTGGCGGGCACGTGGCTCTGCGCGTGTACGACGTCTCGGGCCGGCACGTCACGACGCTCGTCGACGGGTTCGAATCTGCCGGCCGCAGGACGATCACCTGGCACGGAGAGGACGACACCGGCCAGCCGGTCGCGAGTGGCATCTACTTCTACCGGCTCGACGCGCCGGAGTTCAGCCAGGTGAAGAAGATGATCCTGATCGAGTAGGAACCCCGAGGATGATGCCGATCGACCATGCACGTGCGGCCGCTCGTGGCCGCTCACCGTGGTAGACTCCATCCGCCACTCCGGCCCACGCGCGTGCATCGCGCTTCGTAGGTGATGTGCGCGCATCATCTGTCGAACGGAGGTGAGCCATGGGAACCCCAGCCCCACGCACGTGGATCCTGGTGGTCCTCGTCTTCCTGGTGGCCTGCGGATCGAGCCCACCCGAACTGATGCCCAACGGCCCGACGAAGATCGCCAGCGACGCCTACGAGCTGCGCATGGCCGGCGAGGTTGACGATGCGGTCCGCCTGTTGAAGGCCGGTCTCGCCGCACATCCCGAGTCGGGCGTTCTCCACTACGAACTCGCACGTACCGACCTGTTCCTCCTCGACATCGAGAACAGTCGGAACGAGGCCGCGGCCGCGGTCGACTGCGCACCCAGGAGGAGCGACTACCGCTACTTCGCCGCGTTGGCCTCGGCCTATTCCCTGATCGAGGCCGCCCATCAACAGGACCAGGAGCGCATGAAGTCGATGGGAGCCGAGACCATCGACCAACTCGAGACGCTCCTGCAGAACGACCCGGACCACGCCCGTGCGCGCTATCTGCTCGTCCAGCAGATCGTCGAGATGGCCCCCGACGTCGGCCTCGAGGTCGACGACCCGATGCATCACGTCGAGTA from Candidatus Krumholzibacteriia bacterium encodes the following:
- a CDS encoding tetratricopeptide repeat protein, with product ENGVPTIVIFPFENRGEPEDAYFAEGITDEIATRLVGTDGVAVLSRSSARNYDRTGKTILQIAEDLGVDYVLEGSVRWQGRTDAESLVRVSPVLVYAPEDRQVWADSYDRDMREIFAIQTEIASAVATQIGTALAPQQYGTDDAAPTQDMEAYHLFLRARQAIDRGQLQRPEWEIAETLLQNALERDPTYSAAWAYLARVQAAFCHFNWDRSERRLAAGRRAAARARELAPGTVEDHLAHGYVYYWGEKDFPAATREFEAALARQPGDVETIEALGFVARREGRFEDALRWLNRAQELSPSNWRLAFNMSETLHILRRYEEALLVADEAIRFDPGAPGGYVQRATSLANMGRLDEALDVIGDVPRFSTDADEEAVTLALAALDLDMARSVAARQPEYSAEQFGDVCAEVSRGYLAWIEDGREASRSHFERAVATLRPVVAAAPDQSNPAMLLAESLAALGEVDEAVDLARSALGRYPAGVDTWIRLCLEWDLARVLLLAGRIEEAETLTRQLCSQPAYNVSREFLRASPLYRSNGPIEPFARVADFEL
- a CDS encoding FlgD immunoglobulin-like domain containing protein, whose amino-acid sequence is MSTQDLRRLDPQLAYLALLTLAQLKPLSRWECALTETEIDVLRATVPHVRRIRRRTRLGRPVTETLIANDPARAVLYERMFGGRRLRRTPETVRREGRLLGYPSCCVEGFVREPYAANGMAPDDQEILFHWACPGCRVTPTLLREYRQVHADCSRLFRRVRTSDASPRWLDRAGHVAATVALVAGASGATTTDPHRLPAPDDLDGDHASVAEEILAGTDWERRDTDDDTVVDGVQIAQLLDALVESPPPGVMVTHHPQRGMETCPHCGATVNMGFVTVMHAQRELTIDLPYIALHYLEHGSLGFEGSIHAGRVDLDAAKRILFPCDAPHLLPLQFGDDGDEDGLYREEELVVGTDPDEPDSDLDTVPDGPQLAEELITLVSRLPREVQTDRPYLQEMRMDGLVQCAVCDAAVDMGFFEIVNPVADVSIAAPLLALHFVAKGCFDHAPCDWGKEGARSEEPMVEPSGPASPETMPRGVLPTVLRAVLTSQGPAHWVEVEGDTDGDGLTDAEEAALEMSPVDPDENGNVRPDGRELAALFARQIELLPEGPLADEPYRITHMLMGSEGCFTCGESWTMGEYQVVNPVAGVSIDVPFYNVHFMQHGSFSSDGLFAPRIDPVLLAQALGPHATGVEDAAVSSAFSFWNAPNPFASGTTTRIALDLPTAVERIRIAVYDAAGRRVRELYVGEGNERRIRLEWDGRDDRGALSSPGVYYCRARIGELRINRKITLVP
- a CDS encoding nuclear transport factor 2 family protein, producing MKKLALTVLPLVCIFLILPDLADAEGRGSSRLYRDRLEIGRALLEVQSTNWPSVLQHYTDDIEYHDPIVDIGGIESMSAFLAQLFANSPDLVTTIEQETLLDGIYSATWTMVGQFSGVPYEAKGISILEFRGRSRQVAYQRDYYTEGDIMTGIPDLDTAIEGFRTFYRCAVDPTFDCPFPSAPPETSAWGGPPVTAPPSDRIGGRGRSWIHLRRDRLEIARAVVEINASNWTAVLPYYADDVAYRDPIVEIDGIDTMTSFLGRLFASGPDLVTTVETESLVDGVYTATWTMTGSFGGVPFSAPGMSIVVFGEGERKVHYARDYYTEGDIMINVPELTEAVVGFRTFYRCAVDPTFECPFPPLDRVAALGTDETPSPADRETFVLGQNTPNPFNPATTISYRVPAGGGHVALRVYDVSGRHVTTLVDGFESAGRRTITWHGEDDTGQPVASGIYFYRLDAPEFSQVKKMILIE
- a CDS encoding tetratricopeptide repeat protein, encoding MGTPAPRTWILVVLVFLVACGSSPPELMPNGPTKIASDAYELRMAGEVDDAVRLLKAGLAAHPESGVLHYELARTDLFLLDIENSRNEAAAAVDCAPRRSDYRYFAALASAYSLIEAAHQQDQERMKSMGAETIDQLETLLQNDPDHARARYLLVQQIVEMAPDVGLEVDDPMHHVEYLEARDPILGAKARCCLVDKTEQRRIWMRILDEHPHDVRAQVEAAEGLIGAGRLFQAEKCLTRAIEADSHNCYGLLRLGLAYAVRRDWVHALELTERYLRHDPPLALRAYALGRLSVIHRQMGDPEGAEELASEARDIDPHVWMTVMPPPREIFTPIVSAKPEPRKI